In Rhizobium sp. ARZ01, a genomic segment contains:
- the ispH gene encoding 4-hydroxy-3-methylbut-2-enyl diphosphate reductase, with translation MASTTALSPLTIRLCGPRGFCAGVDRAIQIVVLALKAYGAPVYVRHEIVHNRYVVEGLEAKGAIFVEELDEIPEEHRAQPVVFSAHGVPKSVPEDAVARSLFYLDATCPLVSKVHKQAMRHQRLGRHVILIGHAGHPEVIGTMGQLPEGSVSLVETVEDADAYVPADPDNLGFVTQTTLSVDDTAGVIARLKERFPNLTAPAADSICYATTNRQEAVKQAAPGCDLFLIVGAPNSSNSKRLVEVALRAGAKKSLLVQRAAEIDWNELGEIRTVGLSAGASAPEVIVDEIIEAFRARYKTTVELAETVEETEHFLVNRELRNMELTTADMAFVNGE, from the coding sequence ATGGCTTCCACAACCGCACTTTCCCCCCTGACGATCCGTCTTTGCGGCCCGCGCGGCTTCTGCGCCGGCGTCGACCGGGCGATCCAGATCGTCGTACTGGCGCTGAAGGCCTATGGCGCCCCGGTCTATGTCCGCCACGAGATCGTCCACAATCGCTATGTCGTGGAAGGCCTTGAGGCGAAAGGCGCCATCTTTGTCGAGGAACTGGATGAAATCCCCGAGGAACACCGCGCTCAGCCGGTCGTGTTTTCCGCTCACGGCGTGCCGAAATCGGTGCCCGAGGATGCGGTTGCGCGCAGCCTCTTCTATCTGGACGCCACGTGCCCCCTGGTCTCCAAGGTGCACAAGCAGGCGATGCGTCACCAGCGCCTCGGCCGCCACGTCATCCTGATCGGTCACGCCGGTCATCCCGAGGTGATCGGCACGATGGGGCAACTGCCGGAGGGCTCAGTCTCGCTGGTTGAGACCGTCGAGGACGCCGACGCCTATGTGCCAGCCGACCCGGACAATCTCGGGTTCGTCACCCAGACGACACTGTCGGTCGACGACACCGCCGGCGTCATCGCACGCTTGAAGGAGCGCTTCCCCAACCTGACCGCGCCCGCAGCCGATTCGATCTGCTATGCGACGACGAACCGGCAGGAAGCGGTGAAGCAGGCCGCTCCCGGCTGCGACCTGTTCCTTATCGTCGGCGCGCCGAACTCGTCCAATTCCAAGCGTCTCGTCGAAGTCGCACTGCGCGCGGGTGCAAAAAAATCGTTGCTCGTTCAGCGCGCGGCGGAAATCGACTGGAATGAACTCGGCGAAATTCGTACCGTCGGTCTGTCGGCAGGTGCTTCGGCGCCGGAGGTTATCGTCGACGAGATCATCGAGGCGTTCCGTGCCCGATATAAAACAACGGTGGAGCTTGCCGAGACTGTCGAGGAAACAGAGCATTTCCTCGTCAACCGCGAGCTCCGCAACATGGAACTGACGACGGCCGACATGGCCTTCGTCAATGGGGAATAG